From Vulpes vulpes isolate BD-2025 chromosome 7, VulVul3, whole genome shotgun sequence, one genomic window encodes:
- the TEX47 gene encoding testis-expressed protein 47 has protein sequence MAFPVHIQKTNKRTFPVESLLMPQIPRGNYFHLQEEKQRLQLKKFLLHRMFLVATITANTEKKDISDYYEQVFQSILKHHLGEAVTGFLLVYPTSILHILETSSGTLYRILLDYLNHKQNETEFFIQGMKIIVVSHNIPTRLFMQWHVSVMKVPVMYLDDVTQTQSLEEVITEFLTQTHKLALHLLKTVKVGAKGPGDNLHQIAPELLIPEQIIKYLCKSEQFMDPETFIDMYNKPIHVTLDSDVIWPAPTYF, from the coding sequence ATGGCTTTCCCAGTCCATATCCAAAAGACCAACAAAAGGACTTTTCCAGTGGAATCGCTTCTAATGCCACAAATTCCACGTGGCAATTACTTTCATCTTCAGGAAGAGAAGCAAAGACTACAGCTAAAGAAATTCCTTCTTCATAGGATGTTTCTAGTGGCCACGATAACAgcgaatacagaaaaaaaagatatttctgacTATTATGAGCAAGTGTTTCAgtcaattttaaaacatcaccTAGGAGAAGCAGTGACAGGGTTTTTGCTCGTATATCCTACTTCTATTCTGCATATCCTTGAGACCTCCAGTGGTACCCTTTACCGAATTCTTTTAGATTATCTTAACCATAAACAGAATGAAACAGAATTTTTTATCCAAGGAATGAAAATTATAGTTGTATCCCATAACATCCCAACAAGACTTTTCATGCAATGGCATGTTTCAGTAATGAAAGTTCCAGTCATGTATCTTGATGATGTGACACAGACACAGTCCCTAGAGGAGGTCATCACAGAGTTTCTCACTCAGACTCATAAACTGGCACTCCACCTTCTAAAGACTGTTAAAGTGGGTGCTAAAGGACCAGGGGATAACTTGCACCAAATTGCACCTGAACTGCTCATCCCAGAACAAATAATAAAGTACTTGTGCAAATCTGAACAATTCATGGATCCAGAAACTTTCATAGACATGTATAATAAGCCCATACATGTCACTTTGGATTCTGATGTGATATGGCCTGCTCCCACCTATTTCTAG